DNA sequence from the Armigeres subalbatus isolate Guangzhou_Male chromosome 1, GZ_Asu_2, whole genome shotgun sequence genome:
atcaccataccgccatcttcgtctgccacatcgccattcaggtgctcttcgtagtgctgccgccacctttggatcacctcacgctcgttcataagaaggttcccgtttatgtccttacacatatcaggctgtggcacgtggcccttacgtgaacggtttaacttctcatagaactttcgtgtgttattagcgcggtacagttgctccgtttcttcacggtctcgatcttcctgctggcgctttttcctccggaaaatcgagttttgtctgttccgcgcctgtttatatcgtgcctcgttcgccctcgtgcggtgttgcagcaatctcgcccatgctgcattcttctcttccactaactgctcacattcgccgtcataccagtcgtttctctgatccgggggcaccgtgccaagtgcagcggttgcggtgctaccaatggcggatcgaatatctctccagccatcttcaagagatgctgcgcctagctgctcttccgttggaagtgccacttccagctgctgcgcgtattcttgggctagtctaccgtcttgtagccgcccaatgttaagctgcggcgtccgacttcgacgcgtgttgtacaccgtcgagagttttgagcgcagacatactgcaacgaggtagtggtcggattcaatattcgcactgcggtaagtgcggacgttcgtgatgtcggagaagaatttaccgtcgattagaacgtggtcgatttggttttccgtttcttggttaggtgatctccatgtggccttgtggatatttttgcggggaaagaaggtgcttcggactaccattccgcgggaggctgcgaagtttatgcatcgttggccgttgtcattcgatacggtgtgcagactatccggtccgatgaccggtctatacatttcctcccttcctacctgagcgttcatgtcaccgatgacgattttaacgtcccgcagtgggcatccatcgtatgtctgctccagttgTGCGTAGAacacttctttctcgtcgtcgggtctcccttcgtgtgggcagtgcacgttgatgatgctatagttgaagaaacggcctttaatcctcagcttgcacatctttgcgttgattggctgccacccaatcacgcgttggcgcatcttacccagcactatgaagccggttcccagctcgttggtggtgccacagctttggtagaaggtagccgctcgatgcccgcttttccacactttctgtcctgttcagcaaatctcctgcagcgccacgacgtcgaagttgcggggatgtaattcatcgtagatcatcctgtcgcaacctgcgaaacctagcgacttgcaattccatgttccaagcttccaatcgttatcctgtattcgtcgcctaggtctttgccgattatatcgagtcgcattatctcttacattgttcgtaatgattggttttctaggcggcttattgggcctgcgcaaacctcctgtctcgtcggagggccatcgtgtcagggctgtttagcgtcccacctaacaccaggacttgggcttgtgcgctttgagcggcacacggtcgctttggtggggcctacttgcggatacatgcagctttttatagaggtttaacagggcccactgtcaaaccccaccacatcctaggcaagccccacaactcgcagatggcctggggagggatcgtcaagcccttggacatagtccctgctgcccccaagggGTAATTTTATTCGGACTAATTTGGTCAGGTGGTATAATTCGTACATTGTCTGTTATCGATATATTAAGTATTTGGTATAAATATTCCCATAGGAACTGTAACAGGTCCAACGTGTTTACGTTTTCCTTTTGCGCATCTTCCCGCTGTAGACCGTTCGTTCTGGTGCGATgtattccgtgtatagtagaaaatagaaaatttgttttcaataaaatgaaatatctgcagttatcagacgtcgcaacccatttctgattagtgcgcatgatagtacatccatgcgtgcatgatgcgcactactaatgaaatatttcaaattgtcgcgactcgcgtcgcagcgcgagtgctcaatcgcgcggtccggtttggtggcggcccgacaatatTGTCATATGAGATTCCCTCTCATACACAACCGATGCTGATACCGCTCTGCTGTGGATATCGATGCGATGCTTGGTATAGTTGAATGGCGAATTGTTCACTGCAACTTTCCGTATACAGTGACGGTCGCAGGTTTATTAAcattaacttctcatagaactttcgtgtgttattagtgcggtacagttgctcgtctcttcacggtctctatcttcctgctggcgctttttcctccgaaaaatcgagttttatctgttccgcacccgtttgtatcttgcctcgttcgccctcgtgcggtgttgcagcaatctcgcccatgctgcattcttctcctcaactaactgctcacattcgcagTCATTTATAATGCaagacaaaataaataaataatgattaTCAACTGCAGGGTTCACATATTCGGATAAGAAGAACAAACCTATTTATTtcattacaaatatttaatgaaATATATTCACAGAAGTCACTACAGCCATTTCAAAGAACTACGTATACGTTTCTCCTACAATTTGGAACAAGTGCATTGGACCCATACGGATTCTATATTTGACTACAAACATCATTCACGTGGTCGTTACGTCCAACGTTTTCCTACATTTTTAATCCCTCTCCTGTCACAATCTGTCACAAATTACCCTCCATCTCTGTACGTACATCTGTCATTTATATTATGGTTTGACGTTTTCGTACACTATTTGTACAGTAACATAGTGAGCATTAACTTCAGTgttagtaaatttaaatattttccgtaGATAAACAAATTGTTGCTGAAATGCAATCAGGTATTGTTTTTTCTAGTTGTACGTTATACGAAAGGAGAAAACCCCCGCCCCCTGTCTCAAATTGCAAACCCTACTCAAACATTGGACGTAATTTTCGAACGACCCCCCCACGGGTGACCATCGAAAACCTCAAATACACTCACACACTGATAACATCAAGTCGTTTCACGAAAAGTGCCTTCCACCAGAACGCTTCCTCAATTTGCTGGCCGATTAAAGATTGTCCGGGTTGTCGTTCAGTCAGTAGATGATTTGCAAGAAGTCCGGCTCGGTCACCACTTCGGGTTTGTAGATCGGGATGACCGTATCGGGCGAAAGATGTTCGTATGCGGTGTGCCCCACCAGCCAGAACGTTTCCATGGATCCCTTTCCTTTGACTTCGATCGTGCCGCGCCGTTTGATCTTGAACCCACCGAGCTTGTCCAGGATCGCTTTGGTGTTCTCCGAGAGGTGGATCTTCATGGCTGTTGATAGGAGGGTAAGAATGAGAAGGATTAGGGGAAGATGTTGATATGTCCGTGGTACTTATAATGATGCTGTAGTCTTGTATATTGTGGATTTATTCGACATCAAGATTTTCCTGATTACTTTTACGGCTACTTAGGCTTAGGTTCCGGACTTcccggggaatccttccgagctTCCCGGGGAACCCTTCCGAGGTTCCcggggaatccttttgggattcttgTGGAATCCTCGAGAGGCTTTAGGGCTTAGAGCTTTCtcgaggaatccttccgggcttcccgaggaatccttccgggcttcccgggaatccttccgggcttcCCGTGTATCCTTCCGGGCTTcccgggaatccttccgggtttcccgggaatccttccgggcttcccggggaatccttccgggatttctggggaatccttccgggatttctGGGGAATCCTTCGAGGCTTCGcggggaatccttccaggcttcgcggggaattcttccgggctTCCCGAGAATCCTTCCGGGCTTCCCGGGAATCCTTCCGTGCTTCCCACGAATCCTTCCGGGCTTcccgggaatccttccgggcttcccaggaatccttccgggcttcccgggaatccttccgggcttcccggggaatccttccgggcttcccggggaatccttccgggcttcccggggaatccttccgggcttcccggggaatccttccgggcttcccggggaatccttccgggcttcccggggaatccttccgggcttcccggggaatccttccgggcttcccgggaaatccttccgggcttcccggggaatccttccgggcttcccggggaatccttccgggcttcccggggaatccttccgggcttcccggggaatccttccgggcttcccggggaatccttccgggcttTCCGGGGAATTTCCAGGCTTCgcgaggaatccttccgggcttcCCGAAGAATCCTTCCTGGCTTcaggggaatccttccaggcttcccgggaatccttccaggcttcctgggaatccttccaggcttcctggaatccttccaggcttcagggaatccttccgggcttccagggaatccttccaggcttccagggaatccttccaggcttctggggaatccttccaggcttcctgggaatccttccgggcttcctggaatccttccgggcttcccagaatccttccgggcttcctggggaatccttccaggcttccaggaatccttccaggcttcctgggaatccttccggcttctgggaatccttccaggcttcctggggaatccttccaggcTTCCTGGGATAACTTCCGGGCTTcccggggaatccttccgggcttcccggggaatccttccgggcttcccggggaatccttccgggctttccggggaatccttccaggcTTCGCGGGGAATTCTTCCATGCTTcccggggaatccttccgggcttTCCGGGGAATCTTTCCGGGCTTCCCGAGGAATCTTTCCGGGCTTGCCGAAGAATCCTTCCGGGCCTcccgggaatccttccgggcttcccggggaatccttccgggcttcccggggaatccttccgggcttcccggggaatccttccgggcttcccggggaatccttccgggcttcccggggaatccttccgggctttccggggaatccttccaggcTTCGCGGGGAATTCTTCCATGCTTCGcggggaatccttccaggcTTCCTGGGGCATCCTTACAGGCTTcccggggaatccttccgggcttTCCGGGGAACCCTTCCGGGCTTCCCGAGGAATCTTTCCGGGCTTGCCGAAGAATTCTTCTGGACTTCCCGAAGAATCCTCGCCGACTAgccagggaatccttccgggcttccccgggaatccttccgggcttcCCGTGAATCCTTTCTAGCTTCCCGGGGAATCCTTCCGTGTTGCCCGGGGAATCCTTTCGTGTTTCCTGGGGGTCCTTCAAAGCTTCCCGAGAAATCTTACCGGGCTTCTCGGCGAATCCTTCCAGGCTTCCCGGGGAATTCTTTTGAGCTTttcggggaatccttccgggcttcccggggaaatcctggcgggattcccGGGTAATCTTTCCGGGCTTCCCGGGGAATCCATCCGGGCTTcccgaggaatccttccgggcttcccggggaatccttccgggcttcccggggaatccttccgggcttcccggggaatccttccgggcttcccggggaatccttccgggcttcccggggaatccttccgggcttcccggggaatccttccgggcttcccggggaatccttccgggctccccggggaatccttccgggcttcccggggaatccttccgggcttcccggggaatccttccgggcttcccggggaatccttccgggcttccccgggaatccttccgggcttcCCGTGAATCCTTTCTAGCTTCCCGGGGAATCCTTCCGTGTTGCCCGGGGAATCCTTTCGTGTTTCCTGGGGGTCCTTCAAAGCTTCCCGAGAAATCTTACCGGGCTTCTCGGCGAATCCTTCCAGGCTTCCCGGGGAATTCTTTTGAGCTTttcggggaatccttccgggcttcccggggaaatcctggcgggattcccGGGTAATCTTTCCGGGCTTCCCGGGGAATCCATCCGGGCTTcccgaggaatccttccgggcttcccggggaatccttccgggcttcccggggaatccttccgggcttcccggggaatccttccgggcttcccgggaatccttccgggcttcccgggaatccttccgggcttcccggggaatccttccgggcttcccggggaatccttccgggcttcccggggaatccttccgggcttcccggggaatccttccgggcttcccggggaatccttccgggcttcccggggaatccttccgggcttcccggggaatccttccgggcttcccggggaatccttccgggcttcCCGCGGAATCCTTCCGTGCttcccgggaaattcttccgggctTCCCGGAGAATCCTTCCGGGCTTCccggggaattcttccgggctttctggggaatccttctggactttccggggaatccttccgggcttcacgggaaatccttccggGCTTCCCGAGAAATCCTTCCGAGTTTcccggggaatcctttcgagctTCCCGGGGAATTCTTCCAGGCTTAACGGGAAATCTATTTGGGTTTCCAGAAAAATCCTTGCGGGTTTGTCGAGGAATCCTTGCAGGCTTCCCGGGGAATCCTTGCGGGTTCCCAGGAAAAACTCTCCATGCTTCCCGGGGATTCTTTTCGGGTTTCCCGGGGAATCTTTCCAGGCTTCCCGGGAAATCGTTCCGAACTTCccggggaatccttccagggtgcccggggaatcctttcgggttttccggggaatccttccgggcttctcggggaatccttccgggcttcCCGGGGTATCCTTCCGGGCTTcccggggaatccttccgggcttcCCAAGGAATCCTTGCGGGCTTCCCGAGAAATCTTACCGGGCTTCCCGCGGAATCCCTCCGGGGTTTCGGTGAATCCTTCCGGGTTTCTCGGCAAATCCTTCCGGGTTTCTCGGCGAATCCTTCTGGCTTCTCAGAGAATCCTTCCGGTCTTCCCGGGGAATCCATTAGGACTACTCGGGGAATCCTACCGGCTGTCCAGGGGAATCCTTCGGCTGTCCGATGAATCCTTCCAGACTTCTTGAGGAATCCTTCTGAGCTTTCCGGGGAATCCTTGAAGATTCTCAAAGAATCTTTCCGAAATTGCCGGTGGATCCTTGTGGGCTTTCCGGGGAATACTGTTGGACTTTCTGTGGAATCCGCGAAAGCTTCccttccttgggaagccttccgggcctctcgaggaatcctttcgggccGGAATTAAAAAacacggtaataaagttaaaaaaaaaattcttcccaAGGAATCTTTCAGGGCTTCCTGGGGAATACTTCAGGGCTTctcggggaatccttccgagctTCCCAGGGAACTCTTCCGAGCTTCCCGGGGAGTTCTAGCGGGTTTCCCGAGGAAGCTTTCAGGGGCTAATCGGGAATCCTTGCGGGCTATTGATTGGGGCTTTTCAAGGAATTATTTCCCAGGAAGCTCGAATAGGTTTCCTATTCGGGCTTTTCGAGGAAGGCTTTCTCAAAAAGCACGAATGGGTTTCCTATTCGGGCCTCccggggaatccttccaggcTTCCTGGGATAACTTTCGGACTTCCCGTGGAATCTTTCTGGCTTCCCTGGCAATTCTTCCGAGCATACCGAGGAATTCTGGTACGGCTTCAAGAGGAATCCTTCCGAACTTCCCGGGGAAAAGCAATCCTTCGGGGCTTCTCGGCAAATCCGTCCCGGCGTTCTAGAGTATCTTTCCGGGCTTTCCAGGTAACCTCCTAGAATACTACTCGGAAATATTCCTGGGCTTTCCAAAAGTTGAGAGGCTTTTTGGAGAATTCGTCATAGGTTTCAGAAGCCATCTGATTTATTGTAATTCGGCCGGAGGTTGCGACAAATTCACCCGGTCTTTCCGCAGAGTACTTTTGTTGGTAAACCCATGAAGTCTTTCCGGAGAATCTGTTAAGACTTCCTGGGTGTTCATTTCAATGCACACTTCATATCAATCCATGGAATCTGATTctgtttaaataaataaatatttctttgCTAAAGCGATGAAGGATGAAGTAAATTAATAAACGGATAAACGATGAGAGGCTGATCCGTTTCTTCATTCAATTGTCCCACACTAACTGACAGAAAGTCTTCGCTGCTCCTTCGCTGCAGCTCAAAGCATATCATACTCACGCTCTCCAGTGGATTCCATTCGGGATGCAGTGTTGATAGTGTCCCCAAACAAACAGTAGCGAGGCATGGTCGTCCCAACCACTCCGGCCACACACGGTCCCGTATTCACCCCAACGCGAATCTCCAGGGTGCGGTTCTTCATGTGCGGTATGATAAAGCCAGCAATGCCACAAAGCAGATCCAGCGACATCATCGCTATCTCCCCCGCGTGCTTGTCTCCGTTGCGCTGCGGAAGTCCCGATACGACCATGTACGCATCTCCGATGGTTTCCACCTTGTAGACGTCGTACTTCAGAATGATGGTGTCGAACAGCCGGTACAGTGTGTTCAGCATGGTAACCACCTCCATCGCGGTACTGACGGCCGAGATGTACGTGAAGCCCACGATGTCGCTGAAAAAGATCGTTACCGATTCGAATGTCTCCGCCGGTACCTGGCGTTGTTGCTTCAGCTGACGAACGACTGCCGGCGGTAGCATCTGATAGAGCAGGCGATCAGATTTGCTCTTTTCACAGCGTAGCTCCAGGGTTCGGGTGATAAGCTCTTTGGAGAAATCCTGAGGGAATATGTAAAAATATTaatatatgtaaaaatatattaagaACGAGATTGCTATTGTCGTATTACCTGAATTGTGTCAGTAGCGTTTCGAACCAAAATGACTAGGATCGGACTGACGACGACGATCAGAAGTACAAGAATAATGGAGATTGATTGGTAAAGTCTAGCCTCACCCATCTCCAGGTCGACAGTTTCTAAAACCATTTTCTGAAGGTGTTTCTGAATGGCAATCATGTCCTGGATCAACTTGTTCACGGATTGGTAATATTCAGCAAGGCCCTCTTCTCGACCAACAGTAGTCGAATTTGTCATAACTTGATGCCGCCACTTGCTCAAGACGGCATATTCTTTGCTTTTTGTGATTTCAAGGttatccataaaattttccgcagATCTTAGATGGTCCATGGCTGCGGCGTCTCTCCGCACAAACTGCGAGAAGTCATCCAAGCCCAGGCGGCTTCTTTTGATGAACTGCAAAACCAAAATGGCGGCTATGTTGATGTTTTCTATAGCTTCGATTAAGTTCTTGTACACGACGAGTTGTCTATCAGGTGTTTTGTGGAAAcaggaagaaaagaaatcaaCTTAGGCAGGCAGTTATTAGGACCTTACACTCTTACGAAGTTACCGCCAAACTACTCCACTCAATGAGTACCCCACGCTTTGGCTGATTTGATCCAGCAGGTGCCGATTAAGGTCGTTGTAGGGCTCGAAGAAGTCCGCAACAGAAATGTTCAGATCTTCTGCTGGTGAATCGGGCCTGTCGTGATGAGAAAAACAATAATTAGTACGCAAGGTCCAAAAACAAACGATCATTCAAGGTTAACTGTCACCTTAGCAATAAATCCCTAGTTTcgcttgaaaataaattttgcaaatttttagTCTGCATCTCAGTGAAAATCaataaatctataccaaatttccaaaacgacttacctacttttgtaaacaaagattcaaacgtcgattcgaCAAATTCGGCaacgacgtttgaatctttgtttccaaaagcagataagtcattttgaaaatttggtattgaaatatccCAAAAATTCCTTCTTTTTACCTCAAATCTCCGGCGATTGTTTGGTTGGAGCTCTCGTTGAACTCGATGTCCCATTGCTGGTTGAGCGCAATTAGTCCGCTCAGGATTCGATCCGTGTCGATGAAAGCCTCCTCCACGGCGGTTCGGTTCTTCCGGGTCAGCACAAAGTAGGTTAAAAGTTTGCGCTCATTCTGCACGACCCGCACCAGCTCGGTCATGTTGATGGTCATTCGGATCTGTGGAGGGTACACGACAAAGGCGCGGATAAATAAAAGGATTGGGTTTTAATTTATAAGCATTG
Encoded proteins:
- the LOC134225844 gene encoding uncharacterized protein LOC134225844 isoform X1 — encoded protein: MKVFDVMSGKTTSAPHPLDFNWSSELVNVHVEGEPVREMHLVAQTAAPTTRATTIGKEVISRRSSPSIANSCSRPSFNSDTQAPERNQRVTMYGCVMFNPNSREGRRLFMCHILVVLLVPIVAVVLQNSILMRQQMTKYETTKRVHEEIRMTINMTELVRVVQNERKLLTYFVLTRKNRTAVEEAFIDTDRILSGLIALNQQWDIEFNESSNQTIAGDLSETRDLLLRPDSPAEDLNISVADFFEPYNDLNRHLLDQISQSVGYSLSGVVWRQLVVYKNLIEAIENINIAAILVLQFIKRSRLGLDDFSQFVRRDAAAMDHLRSAENFMDNLEITKSKEYAVLSKWRHQVMTNSTTVGREEGLAEYYQSVNKLIQDMIAIQKHLQKMVLETVDLEMGEARLYQSISIILVLLIVVVSPILVILVRNATDTIQDFSKELITRTLELRCEKSKSDRLLYQMLPPAVVRQLKQQRQVPAETFESVTIFFSDIVGFTYISAVSTAMEVVTMLNTLYRLFDTIILKYDVYKVETIGDAYMVVSGLPQRNGDKHAGEIAMMSLDLLCGIAGFIIPHMKNRTLEIRVGVNTGPCVAGVVGTTMPRYCLFGDTINTASRMESTGEPMKIHLSENTKAILDKLGGFKIKRRGTIEVKGKGSMETFWLVGHTAYEHLSPDTVIPIYKPEVVTEPDFLQIIY
- the LOC134225844 gene encoding uncharacterized protein LOC134225844 isoform X2; protein product: MKVFDVMSGKTTSAPHPLDFNWSSELVNVHVEGEPVREMHLVAQTAAPTTRATTIGKEVISRRSSPSIANSCSRPSFNSDTQAPERNQRVTMYGCVMFNPNSREGRRLFMCHILVVLLVPIVAVVLQNSILMRQQMTKYETTKRVHEEIRMTINMTELVRVVQNERKLLTYFVLTRKNRTAVEEAFIDTDRILSGLIALNQQWDIEFNESSNQTIAGDLRPDSPAEDLNISVADFFEPYNDLNRHLLDQISQSVGYSLSGVVWRQLVVYKNLIEAIENINIAAILVLQFIKRSRLGLDDFSQFVRRDAAAMDHLRSAENFMDNLEITKSKEYAVLSKWRHQVMTNSTTVGREEGLAEYYQSVNKLIQDMIAIQKHLQKMVLETVDLEMGEARLYQSISIILVLLIVVVSPILVILVRNATDTIQDFSKELITRTLELRCEKSKSDRLLYQMLPPAVVRQLKQQRQVPAETFESVTIFFSDIVGFTYISAVSTAMEVVTMLNTLYRLFDTIILKYDVYKVETIGDAYMVVSGLPQRNGDKHAGEIAMMSLDLLCGIAGFIIPHMKNRTLEIRVGVNTGPCVAGVVGTTMPRYCLFGDTINTASRMESTGEPMKIHLSENTKAILDKLGGFKIKRRGTIEVKGKGSMETFWLVGHTAYEHLSPDTVIPIYKPEVVTEPDFLQIIY
- the LOC134225844 gene encoding uncharacterized protein LOC134225844 isoform X3 is translated as MPTASTQHVRDSRGNISCDKGRSHISAQRATTVMHQMQQGAPIDPGTQPIEEEKIEGRRLFMCHILVVLLVPIVAVVLQNSILMRQQMTKYETTKRVHEEIRMTINMTELVRVVQNERKLLTYFVLTRKNRTAVEEAFIDTDRILSGLIALNQQWDIEFNESSNQTIAGDLSETRDLLLRPDSPAEDLNISVADFFEPYNDLNRHLLDQISQSVGYSLSGVVWRQLVVYKNLIEAIENINIAAILVLQFIKRSRLGLDDFSQFVRRDAAAMDHLRSAENFMDNLEITKSKEYAVLSKWRHQVMTNSTTVGREEGLAEYYQSVNKLIQDMIAIQKHLQKMVLETVDLEMGEARLYQSISIILVLLIVVVSPILVILVRNATDTIQDFSKELITRTLELRCEKSKSDRLLYQMLPPAVVRQLKQQRQVPAETFESVTIFFSDIVGFTYISAVSTAMEVVTMLNTLYRLFDTIILKYDVYKVETIGDAYMVVSGLPQRNGDKHAGEIAMMSLDLLCGIAGFIIPHMKNRTLEIRVGVNTGPCVAGVVGTTMPRYCLFGDTINTASRMESTGEPMKIHLSENTKAILDKLGGFKIKRRGTIEVKGKGSMETFWLVGHTAYEHLSPDTVIPIYKPEVVTEPDFLQIIY